The stretch of DNA AGCGATAAATGAGCACCAGCACTAGTACCAATAAAACCGATGTTTTCGGAAATGGTATATTTTTCTTTATTATTTTTTAAATAGTTGATAACAGAAGAAATATCTTCAATTTGCATTGGATATGCCTTGTTGTTAGTATCGGCTAATCTATAATTAATATTAGCAACAGCTATGTCTGGAAAATCTATCCGTAATAAATCCTTAATAGGATTCATATCTTCTTTATCTCCCGAGGTCCAGCCTCCACCATGTATCAAAACGATTGTTTTGGTGTTTAAATTTCGATTTGCAGGCAGGTACAAATCGAATTTTTGATGGTTATCATTTCCATATGAAATGTTTAGTTCTTGATAATAATTTTTTGAATCTAAACCATTAGTTTCTTCTTTTTCAGCTGCTTCATTAGAGCAATTAAAACACAGTATTATAAAAATTAAGCTTAAGAAATGATATTTTAGACTTTTCATAACGAAAATAATATTTACTTTGTAAACGAGAATACAAGATAGTTATTATGGCTGATTTTTTTAGAATATATGAAGAAAACCCTAATCCAAAAGAGGTGGAAAGGGTAGTGGCTATTCTAAAGCGCGGTGGGATTATTATTTATCCAACGGATACTGTTTATGGTTTGGGTTGTGATATTACTAATATTAAAGCCTTAGAGCGTATCGCGAGAATTAAAGGCGTAAAACTAGAAAAGTCTAATTTTTCATTTGTATGTCATGATTTAAGTAATTTAAGTGATTATGTCAAGCAAATAGATACTTCGGTTTTTAAGATTTTAAAAAGAGCCCTTCCTGGACCTTACACATTTATCCTTCCCGGGTCTAAATCATTGCCTAATCCGTTTAAAAAAAGAAAGACTGTTGGTATTCGTGTGCCAGATAATAATATTGCCTTAGAAATTGTAAAACAACTTGGAAACCCCATTATATCGACTTCTATACGTGACGATGATGAAGTTATTGAATACACCACAGACCCAGAGCTTATTCTAGAAAAATGGGATAATTTAGTTGACTTGGTAATTGACGGCGGTTATGGTGATAATGAAGCTTCTACGGTTATAGACCTTTCTGAAGATGAACCAGTTGTCATTAGAGAAGGTAAGGGGAGTTTAGAGATTTTTTGATAACGGATAATTATTTACTCGAGCATTTTCGAAATATAAAGTGTGTTTTGTATTGAAAATATTAAGTACAGCTTAATGAACGATTATTAATTTTCAATATACTAATTAAGTCTCGATTGAATTCGACCTGACGCAAATATAGCTAAGACGTTAAATTTTGACGAAATAATAATCACACATATAAATTATAAAATTTCCTTTGGAATTATTTTTCGTGCCCAGATTTTTAATGAGTTCAATATTTAATAATATAGAAAAATCTCTTTTTTTATTATATTTTTACTTCGTAGGATATTATTTCTTTTAAATAGTAGATTTTGAAAACTTTTTTATTATAACCCAATGAACCTAAAAAAGAATAAAAGTATTACAGTTTTTACCGTATGCTTAGTTATATTGTTTGAGTCAATTCTTCATGCACAAAACAATCCTGTTATTGATAAAATTATTGAAATAGGAAAAACGGATAACCGTACTATGGATTATCTTGATGTACTAACTAATCGTTTCGGTGGGAGACCTGCCGGATCTGATGCATACGATAATGCAGCAGAATGGGTAGCTCATAAATTTAAATCTTGGGGTATGCAAGTTGAAATGGATTTAGCAGGAGAACTTCCTGTTGGTTTTAACAGAGGCCCTTGGTTTGGGAGACTACTTTCGGGAAGTGGGATGCCACTTCATTTTGTAACACCTTCATACACTTCAGGGACAAAAGGAGCACAAAGAGGTCATGTTTTATATGAGCCATATACACAAGAAGAATTTAATAAAATTAAGACGAGACTGAAGGGAGCTTGGGTGTTAATTGGAGGAAGTAATAATGGTATGCCAATTGATCATTTTTCTCTGAGTAATGGTACACTAGATTCGATTATCGCTGCAAATAAATTGATTATTGAAAAAAATGATCACATAAAAAAAGAAAATAGAAAAAACGGTACTAAAAATGAATTAATACCTATTAATAAAAAACCGGGATTATTTTATAAACAAATGGTTGATGCAGGTATTTTGGGTATTATTCAATCTTCGCCAGTGCCTCTTAAGGCTATGTCGCACAAAGATGCTATTTATGATATGACCTTTGAAACTTTGCCTACAGTTCCAGATATTAAACTCGATGAGCATCAATATAAACTTATTGAAAACATGGTAAAAGAAAGACATTGGTTTCAATTAGAGTTTGATATACGAAATCACTTTAAAATGGGACCTGTTGGTTATCATAATGTTATTGGCGTGATTCCTGGTACTGAATTCCCGGATGAGTATGTTATTATGGGGGCACATCTAGATTCCTATGATGTTGCTACTGGAGCTATAGACAATGGTTCTGGGGTTACCCCTATGATGGAAGCTGCTAGACTAATTATGAAGGCTGGAGGAAAACCTAAAAGAACTATTTTGTTCTGTCTGTGGACTGGAGAAGAATTTGGGTTATGGGGATCAACAAGTTGGGTGAAAAGAAATAAAGATAAATGGGGTAAAATATCTTTTGTCATCAATCGTGATGATGCTTCTTGGATTCCGGTATCTATTAATGTTACTGAAGCTATGTGGTCTGATATGGAAAAAGTTTGCAAACCTATTTATAAAATTAATAATGAATTTCCATTTAGCTTAGTTAAGCATGTTCCAGAATTGCCTGAGAAAGTGCGAGGTAGTGATCATGTACCATTTGCTCACGTGGGGGTTCCAGCGGTGAACATGGGAACATCCGATCACGGGGGACATGATTTTAGTTATCGCGAGATATGGCATACAGAACGGGATCTTTATCAAAAAAATATTCCTGAATATCAGGAGTATTCATCAATTGTAAAAGCAATAATAGCTTATGGAATTGCCAATTTAGATCATCTTTTACCTAGAGAAGGATTTTATTTACCTTCAAAAAAAACAAAAAGATAGTATGCGAAGAATAACCCTATTTTGCCATAAATAGCATATGATATCCTTCAGGATCTATGCCTTTAAACAATTTTTTGTCATCCATATCTAGAGATTCTATTTTAAAGGTTTTGTTACTTTTAACGTATTCGTACCATTTTTCAATATCTTCAAGAACAAAAGATACGTTAACGGCTTTGTCTTCGGCGAATTTATGCATTCCCCTTTTCTCATCTACTAGTCCTATAAATCCTGTTTTAGAAGATTGGTAGATTTTAACCCACCCTTGGTCACAAACTAACTCAAGCCCCAAAACATCTTGATAAAAATACTGCATTTCTAATACGTTTTTATAATAAAGCCAGGTAATGCTTGAATTGATGCTCAGTTTTTTACCCATATTAGTATTAGGGTGCGAAATTTTATTGTTTTTTAAGATGGGTATTAAATCTTCATTTTGTGGGTGTTGGTTGAATTTTTCAAATTCCAGTAAATACCCTTCTGGATCTGACATTACAAAGCTATGGTATGGTTTTCCGTCTACAGGCTTATAGGTATGTTTGATTTGAATATCTTTCTTTTTAAGATAATGGAACCATGCCTCAACCTGATCCGTAACAAAAGCTAAAGCAACAGTTTTAGGTTTATTTGAGTAAGCTCCTCCTTCAGATGCATCAACTAGTGTAAGGAAGGAATCGTTAGCGATTCGAACTACTTTTGATGTTTTATGATCTGCTACAAGTTCTAAACCTAAAGTATTGGTATAAAATTGAGTGGCTTTTGTAAGATCTTTATAGTAAAAGAGTAAATTGCTTTCTTTGATGTCGAAATCATACATTGTTCTGAAATCAGTGTGCATAGCTAACTGATTATTTATTGTTCTTGGGGTATAGCTTAAAAGCCTGCCAAAGCGTCTTGCAATTTCTTCACGAGCTTTCCCTTTATATAAACCATTTTCCTCTAATCTTTTTCGGTCTGCTTTTAGATCAAAATATTTGGTAAGTGTTGCTCCATTGTATATTAACGGAACATCTCTTCCTTTTGCTATTCCTCTTGTAAAAAGATCGGTATCGATTAAGTCTGGTTCTCGATAAAGCAGGACATTGTGTTTTTTTGCAATTATTTCAGCCTGTGGGAAAAACGTATCCATTTTTTCGGGGGTCATTGGAACACCCAACCCTAACTCCTTAACGCCATAATTTACTAATTCACAGAAGCCCTCTGTAGCACCAGATTCGAATGATTTTTCATAACCGCTCTTAGATTTATTTTGCGGTTCGGACTCTCCGCACGCCACTAACAAGCATGCGCATAATATCGCTGTAATTTTAAATGAATTCGATAACATTATAATGGTTTTTTTAATTTATAAGAAATACTAACTAAGATTTAGGTTTTCAAAAATAGGTCTTTTAATACAATCGCACCTGTCTTATAACAATGGTGTTTGGGCTATCGTTAATGCTTATTTTTATGTGTTTGCATAGGGTTATTCTTGGTTGAAGGTATATGTTTATTGGTATTAAACCTTGTAACTGGGAGTTTTTTGGGCCAATAATTATTACTTGTATCAACATCAGCAGTTTCTTTAAACGGATCTATTACAATGTGTTTAACTAGTTTTTTAAAAGGGAATATTTTTTTTACGGTATAATTGTTTTTTCGCCATATTTCTGCAGGTATTCGAGCTATTATTTT from Flavivirga spongiicola encodes:
- a CDS encoding M28 family peptidase is translated as MNLKKNKSITVFTVCLVILFESILHAQNNPVIDKIIEIGKTDNRTMDYLDVLTNRFGGRPAGSDAYDNAAEWVAHKFKSWGMQVEMDLAGELPVGFNRGPWFGRLLSGSGMPLHFVTPSYTSGTKGAQRGHVLYEPYTQEEFNKIKTRLKGAWVLIGGSNNGMPIDHFSLSNGTLDSIIAANKLIIEKNDHIKKENRKNGTKNELIPINKKPGLFYKQMVDAGILGIIQSSPVPLKAMSHKDAIYDMTFETLPTVPDIKLDEHQYKLIENMVKERHWFQLEFDIRNHFKMGPVGYHNVIGVIPGTEFPDEYVIMGAHLDSYDVATGAIDNGSGVTPMMEAARLIMKAGGKPKRTILFCLWTGEEFGLWGSTSWVKRNKDKWGKISFVINRDDASWIPVSINVTEAMWSDMEKVCKPIYKINNEFPFSLVKHVPELPEKVRGSDHVPFAHVGVPAVNMGTSDHGGHDFSYREIWHTERDLYQKNIPEYQEYSSIVKAIIAYGIANLDHLLPREGFYLPSKKTKR
- a CDS encoding VOC family protein; translated protein: MLSNSFKITAILCACLLVACGESEPQNKSKSGYEKSFESGATEGFCELVNYGVKELGLGVPMTPEKMDTFFPQAEIIAKKHNVLLYREPDLIDTDLFTRGIAKGRDVPLIYNGATLTKYFDLKADRKRLEENGLYKGKAREEIARRFGRLLSYTPRTINNQLAMHTDFRTMYDFDIKESNLLFYYKDLTKATQFYTNTLGLELVADHKTSKVVRIANDSFLTLVDASEGGAYSNKPKTVALAFVTDQVEAWFHYLKKKDIQIKHTYKPVDGKPYHSFVMSDPEGYLLEFEKFNQHPQNEDLIPILKNNKISHPNTNMGKKLSINSSITWLYYKNVLEMQYFYQDVLGLELVCDQGWVKIYQSSKTGFIGLVDEKRGMHKFAEDKAVNVSFVLEDIEKWYEYVKSNKTFKIESLDMDDKKLFKGIDPEGYHMLFMAK
- a CDS encoding alpha/beta hydrolase, translating into MKSLKYHFLSLIFIILCFNCSNEAAEKEETNGLDSKNYYQELNISYGNDNHQKFDLYLPANRNLNTKTIVLIHGGGWTSGDKEDMNPIKDLLRIDFPDIAVANINYRLADTNNKAYPMQIEDISSVINYLKNNKEKYTISENIGFIGTSAGAHLSLLWSYAFDNDNNTNMVCSIVGPTNFTDPAYLNSASTELQELLDLLGVNRTTPFLEEVSPYHQVTASAPPTILFYGGKDPLIPTTQGTDLRDRLEDLGVINQFTLYPNAGHGWVGLELLDTWTKLKIFINNHL
- a CDS encoding L-threonylcarbamoyladenylate synthase, yielding MADFFRIYEENPNPKEVERVVAILKRGGIIIYPTDTVYGLGCDITNIKALERIARIKGVKLEKSNFSFVCHDLSNLSDYVKQIDTSVFKILKRALPGPYTFILPGSKSLPNPFKKRKTVGIRVPDNNIALEIVKQLGNPIISTSIRDDDEVIEYTTDPELILEKWDNLVDLVIDGGYGDNEASTVIDLSEDEPVVIREGKGSLEIF